TAGATGCAGCAATCATTCATTGTGTAATAAAAGGTATTGATTGGCTAGTTGACAATACTGGAATCGATCCTGATATAGGAAATTTTATCAAAAAAAGTACAAGCTTTCTTGGTCGTTTGGCTAAAGAGATTTTCTGTGCTGTTTAAAAAATACTGTTGATTTAGTTCGGGAGAGTTTATGTCTATTGATTTAGAAAATCGTAGCTACACTCTGATTATCGATAAGAGTGGTACTATGGCAAAAAAAGATTGTGAAGCTGGTAAAAGTCGTTGGGAAGTCATGCAAGAAACAACCTTAGCTATAGCCAGCAAGTGTGAACAATTGAATTCGGATGGTGTTACTATATATACCTTCTCATCTAAATTTAGGCGTTATGACCATGTAACCTCTGAAAAAGTAGAAGAAATCTTCAGGGAAAATGAGCCTGTTGGTAGAACCGAAATGGCTCAGGTGCTACAAGATGCTCTAAATAACTATTTTCAACGTAAAGAACAAGGTCAAGCAAAGTTGGGTGGTGAAACATTTCTTGTCGTTACTGATGGGCAACCCGATCATCCGAAAGCAGTTATTGATGCTATTATCACTGCGACCCAGAAAATTGAGAGAGATGATGAATTAGCCTTCTCGTTTATCCAAATTGGACATGATGCTGAAGCCACAACATTCTTGAAAACGTTGGATGATGACCTGCAAAGTGCAGGAGCAAGATTTGATATTGTGGACACGATTACAATTAATGAGATCGAAGAAGAAGGAATTGCTCTCAAAGA
This genomic stretch from Roseofilum capinflatum BLCC-M114 harbors:
- a CDS encoding VWA domain-containing protein — encoded protein: MSIDLENRSYTLIIDKSGTMAKKDCEAGKSRWEVMQETTLAIASKCEQLNSDGVTIYTFSSKFRRYDHVTSEKVEEIFRENEPVGRTEMAQVLQDALNNYFQRKEQGQAKLGGETFLVVTDGQPDHPKAVIDAIITATQKIERDDELAFSFIQIGHDAEATTFLKTLDDDLQSAGARFDIVDTITINEIEEEGIALKEVLIRAMTN